One region of Purpureocillium takamizusanense chromosome 4, complete sequence genomic DNA includes:
- a CDS encoding 1-alkyl-2-acetylglycerophosphocholine esterase (EggNog:ENOG503NX8X~COG:I) — protein sequence MVVPDPSATSKLAAYLARMSPVPAFPEYTGPYKVGTVDVEIPVSDLNAASDAPEGAADIPTVQFRVFYPAVPESDEKRISWLPNPQRHHVSAYTKFVGIGSTLADLLSFLPRHLHYTTIPVHKNAKINKSETTNGRWPTMIFSHGLGGGRNSYSYIAGSLASHGVVVVCPEHRDGSAVISFIRQPGESGRYFSSGSRRVVPYNRISHDVSPEVHEAREAQLRIRLWELGLIHDALLAMDSDRAFTNLNTSTPSLKQFVGQLDVQEPGRIIFGGHSFGATTTVQFLKSTYYADVPEVAAMERPLFVPKANSSIRKQITEKTVTMLLDMWCFSLIAPNSAPLFNLPLPVYADTASAPGGTALLAVESDAFYKWKEHLHVKARLLSPDPSAKVVTPQMYERPSGIKLPEPNFFYVVNSAHLSQSDFGILFPWLTKKIFDAEQPERALRLNLRAQLQLLRANGIPVARTYAGDLVDGAHVDKLDTPKKDGGVPASNDGVEDDKAIFDRSGNDVVGHWKWIDMIGLGDADEAETGKSASQQVEEGEAEMKAELEPSEQSPAPVAPTLSAGAT from the exons ATGGTCGTCCCGGACCCTTCGGCCACGTCCAAACTCGCCGCCTACCTGGCGCGCATGAGCCCGGTGCCGGCCTTTCCTGAGTACACGGGCCCCTATAAGGTCGGAACGGTCGATGTTGAGATTCCCGTGTCTGATCTCAACGCCGCGAGCGACGCCCCGGAGGGCGCTGCCGACATCCCGACGGTGCAGTTCCGCGTCTTCTACCCAGCCGTGCCCGAATCGGACGAGAAACGCATCAGCTGGCTCCCGAACCCCCAGCGCCACCATGTCTCGGCATATACCAAGTTCGTCGGTATTGGCTCGACCCTGGCTGACTTGTTGTC CTTTCTGCCTCGGCACCTGCATTACACCACGATCCCCGTCCACAAAAACGCCAAAATCAACAAGTCTGAAACGACAAATGGCCGATGGCCGACCATGATCTTCTCACACGggctcggtggcggccgcaaTTCGTACTCTTATATCGCGGGCTCACTTGCCTctcacggcgtcgtcgtcgtctgccccGAGCACCGTGACGGCAGCGCCGTCATCAGCTTCATACGACAGCCCGGCGAGTCCGGTCGCTACTTTTCATCCGGTTCCCGGCGCGTTGTTCCATACAACCGCATTTCGCACGACGTTTCGCCCGAAGTCCACGAGGCTCGAGAAGCCCAACTCCGCATCCGCCTGTGGGAATTGGGCCTGATCCACGACGCTCTGCTGGCCATGGACAGCGACCGCGCCTTCACAAACCTGAACACGTCGACACCGAGCCTCAAGCAGTTTGTTGGCCAGTTGGACGTGCAGGAGCCCGGGCGCATAATCTTTGGCGGACATAGCTTCGGCGCAACTACCACGGTCCAGTTCCTCAAGAGCACCTACTACGCCGACGTGCCAGAGGTGGCGGCAATGGAACGGCCCCTGTTTGTCCCAAAGGCGAATAGTAGCATCCGGAAACAAATCACCGAGAAGACGGTCACGATGCTCCTCGACATGTGGTGCTTCTCCCTGATAGCGCCCAATTCCGCGCCGCTCTTCAacctgccgctgcccgtctacgccgacaccgcctcggcgccgggcggcaccgcgctgctggccgtcgaaTCCGACGCATTTTACAAGTGGAAAGAACACCTCCATGTcaaggcgcggctgctgtcACCCGATCCCTCCGCCAAAGTGGTGACACCTCAGATGTATGAGCGCCCGAGCGGCATCAAGCTCCCGGAGCCCAACTTTTTCTACGTCGTCAACTCGGCGCATTTGAGCCAGTCGGACTTTGGCATCCTCTTCCCCTGGCTTACCAAGAAGATTttcgacgccgagcagccAGAGCGCGCCTTGCGCCTCAACCTCCGCGCtcagctgcagctcctccgcgccAACGGTATTCCTGTCGCGCGGACCTATGCCggtgacctcgtcgacggcgcgcatgTCGACAAGCTTGACACGCCGAAAAAGGATGGAGGAGTTCCTGCTTCCAACGACGgtgtcgaggacgacaaggccatCTTCGACCGAAGCGGcaacgacgtcgtcgggcactGGAAGTGGATCGACATGATCGGCCTGGGTGACGCagacgaggcggagacgggcaAGTCGGCAAGCCAGCAGGTggaagagggcgaggcggagatgAAGGCTGAGCTGGAGCCCAGCGAGCAGAGTCCCGCGCCTGTTGCACCCACGCTGAGCGCTGGCGCCACCTGA
- a CDS encoding uncharacterized protein (EggNog:ENOG503P1IH~COG:C) — protein MLEKKRVQQLDIPSREGYDAIFNSNFLEDVPAALAQWGSSRVLLVSSKTLAAQHGDRIAALQSALGSHRLANTKLGVGSHSPYADVRDIARRVQRLRADCVISVGGCSYSDACKAACLLAANLAPDFTEEDMEALVDERRGIADARPEDGTPLRPRACRLVAVPTSLSAGEWNALSSATNARTGKKQHFGGWEGGGQPDLILLDPELAAATSPERLWLSSGVRCVDHCVELMCNPESAEGRCEGLHGHAERGLRCMLGGLTEYKAAKTRARGAGEKQQQQQGTQEEKEEAGDKERQLLLEGVSECQYGSREALTGLLIWRVPMGPSHAIGHQVNLLSKSGSVARLFLMLLSC, from the coding sequence ATGCTGGAAAAGAAGCGCGTACAGCAGCTCGACATTCCCTCACGCGAGGGCTACGACGCCATCTTCAACTCCAACTTCCTCGAGGACGTccccgccgcgctcgcgcaaTGGGGCAGCTCgcgcgtcctcctcgtctccaGCAAGACCCTGGCCGCGCAGCACGGCGACCGcatcgccgcgctgcagTCCGCGCTGGGCAGCCACCGGCTCGCCAACACgaagctcggcgtcggcagccacTCGCCCTACGCGGACGTGCGGGACATCGCGCGGCGCGTCCagcggctgcgcgccgacTGCGTCATCAGCGTGGGGGGATGCTCGTACAGCGACGCGTGCAAGGCCGCgtgcctgctcgccgccaacctggCCCCCGACTtcaccgaggaggacatggaggcgCTGGTGGATGAGCGGCggggcatcgccgacgcgcgccccGAGGACGGAAcgccgctgcgcccgcgGGCATGCCGCCTCGTGGCCGTGCCGACGAGCCTCTCGGCGGGGGAGTGGAACGCgctgagctcggcgacgaaTGCGCGCAcgggcaagaagcagcaCTTTGGGGGctgggagggcggcgggcagccggACCTGATACTGCTGGAcccggagctggcggcggcgacgagcccggaGAGGCTGTGGCTGAGCAGCGGGGTGCGGTGCGTGGACCACTGCGTGGAACTGATGTGCAATCCGGAGAGCGCGGAGGGGCGGTGCGAGGGACTGCATGGACATGCGGAGAGGGGGCTGCGGTGTATGTTGGGGGGGTTGACGGAGTATaaggcggcgaagacgagggcgaggggcgcgggcgagaagcagcagcagcagcaggggacgcaggaggagaaggaggaggccggTGATAAGGAGAGGCAGTTGTTGCTCGAGGGGGTATCAGAGTGTCAGTATGGTTCGAGGGAGGCGTTGACTGGTTTGCTGATATGGCGTGTGCCCATGGGTCCGAGCCACGCCATCGGACATCAGGTGAATCTTCTCTCCAAGTCTGGATCTGTTGCTCGCCTATTCCTGATGTTGCTAAGTTGCTAA
- a CDS encoding uncharacterized protein (EggNog:ENOG503P1IH~COG:C): MLEKKRVQQLDIPSREGYDAIFNSNFLEDVPAALAQWGSSRVLLVSSKTLAAQHGDRIAALQSALGSHRLANTKLGVGSHSPYADVRDIARRVQRLRADCVISVGGCSYSDACKAACLLAANLAPDFTEEDMEALVDERRGIADARPEDGTPLRPRACRLVAVPTSLSAGEWNALSSATNARTGKKQHFGGWEGGGQPDLILLDPELAAATSPERLWLSSGVRCVDHCVELMCNPESAEGRCEGLHGHAERGLRCMLGGLTEYKAAKTRARGAGEKQQQQQGTQEEKEEAGDKERQLLLEGVSECQYGSREALTGLLIWRVPMGPSHAIGHQLGAVANVMHGVRLLATPSPSPHSRALISFKTRPVSNLTLPPLQITSCVMLAPVLRWQAANLSNPHYKTAQAKTLAIFNETLGWREASAADAVERFVRSLGLPTTLRDVGVVSDEEVRRIADKTMTDVWGGGKRQMEFDDVMEVLNSVRG, from the exons ATGCTGGAAAAGAAGCGCGTACAGCAGCTCGACATTCCCTCACGCGAGGGCTACGACGCCATCTTCAACTCCAACTTCCTCGAGGACGTccccgccgcgctcgcgcaaTGGGGCAGCTCgcgcgtcctcctcgtctccaGCAAGACCCTGGCCGCGCAGCACGGCGACCGcatcgccgcgctgcagTCCGCGCTGGGCAGCCACCGGCTCGCCAACACgaagctcggcgtcggcagccacTCGCCCTACGCGGACGTGCGGGACATCGCGCGGCGCGTCCagcggctgcgcgccgacTGCGTCATCAGCGTGGGGGGATGCTCGTACAGCGACGCGTGCAAGGCCGCgtgcctgctcgccgccaacctggCCCCCGACTtcaccgaggaggacatggaggcgCTGGTGGATGAGCGGCggggcatcgccgacgcgcgccccGAGGACGGAAcgccgctgcgcccgcgGGCATGCCGCCTCGTGGCCGTGCCGACGAGCCTCTCGGCGGGGGAGTGGAACGCgctgagctcggcgacgaaTGCGCGCAcgggcaagaagcagcaCTTTGGGGGctgggagggcggcgggcagccggACCTGATACTGCTGGAcccggagctggcggcggcgacgagcccggaGAGGCTGTGGCTGAGCAGCGGGGTGCGGTGCGTGGACCACTGCGTGGAACTGATGTGCAATCCGGAGAGCGCGGAGGGGCGGTGCGAGGGACTGCATGGACATGCGGAGAGGGGGCTGCGGTGTATGTTGGGGGGGTTGACGGAGTATaaggcggcgaagacgagggcgaggggcgcgggcgagaagcagcagcagcagcaggggacgcaggaggagaaggaggaggccggTGATAAGGAGAGGCAGTTGTTGCTCGAGGGGGTATCAGAGTGTCAGTATGGTTCGAGGGAGGCGTTGACTGGTTTGCTGATATGGCGTGTGCCCATGGGTCCGAGCCACGCCATCGGACATCAG CTCGGAGCCGTTGCCAATGTCATGCACGGGGTACGTCTGCTGGCcactccctctccctccccgcATTCGCGCGCCCTGATATCATTCAAGACCCGTCCAGTTTCTAATTTaaccctccctcccctccagATAACAAGCTGCGTCATGCTCGCGCCGGTGCTGCGATGGCAGGCCGCCAACCTGAGCAACCCGCACTACAAGACCGCGCAGGCCAAGACcctcgccatcttcaacgaGACGCTCGGGTGGCGGgaggcgtcggccgcggacgccgtGGAGAGGTTCGTGAGGAGCCTCGGCCTTCCGACGACGCTGAGGGACGTGGGCGTCGtgtcggacgaggaggtgcGCAGGATTGCGGACAAGACCATGACGGAcgtctggggcggcgggaagAGACAGATGGAGTTTGACGATGTCATGGAGGTTCTCAACAGCGTGAGGGGCTGA
- a CDS encoding uncharacterized protein (EggNog:ENOG503P1IH~COG:C), protein MLEKKRVQQLDIPSREGYDAIFNSNFLEDVPAALAQWGSSRVLLVSSKTLAAQHGDRIAALQSALGSHRLANTKLGVGSHSPYADVRDIARRVQRLRADCVISVGGCSYSDACKAACLLAANLAPDFTEEDMEALVDERRGIADARPEDGTPLRPRACRLVAVPTSLSAGEWNALSSATNARTGKKQHFGGWEGGGQPDLILLDPELAAATSPERLWLSSGVRCVDHCVELMCNPESAEGRCEGLHGHAERGLRCMLGGLTEYKAAKTRARGAGEKQQQQQGTQEEKEEAGDKERQLLLEGVSECQYGSREALTGLLIWRVPMGPSHAIGHQLLTIRGTSARSRCQCHARDNKLRHARAGAAMAGRQPEQPALQDRAGQDPRHLQRDARVAGGVGRGRRGEVREEPRPSDDAEGRGRRVGRGGAQDCGQDHDGRLGRREETDGV, encoded by the exons ATGCTGGAAAAGAAGCGCGTACAGCAGCTCGACATTCCCTCACGCGAGGGCTACGACGCCATCTTCAACTCCAACTTCCTCGAGGACGTccccgccgcgctcgcgcaaTGGGGCAGCTCgcgcgtcctcctcgtctccaGCAAGACCCTGGCCGCGCAGCACGGCGACCGcatcgccgcgctgcagTCCGCGCTGGGCAGCCACCGGCTCGCCAACACgaagctcggcgtcggcagccacTCGCCCTACGCGGACGTGCGGGACATCGCGCGGCGCGTCCagcggctgcgcgccgacTGCGTCATCAGCGTGGGGGGATGCTCGTACAGCGACGCGTGCAAGGCCGCgtgcctgctcgccgccaacctggCCCCCGACTtcaccgaggaggacatggaggcgCTGGTGGATGAGCGGCggggcatcgccgacgcgcgccccGAGGACGGAAcgccgctgcgcccgcgGGCATGCCGCCTCGTGGCCGTGCCGACGAGCCTCTCGGCGGGGGAGTGGAACGCgctgagctcggcgacgaaTGCGCGCAcgggcaagaagcagcaCTTTGGGGGctgggagggcggcgggcagccggACCTGATACTGCTGGAcccggagctggcggcggcgacgagcccggaGAGGCTGTGGCTGAGCAGCGGGGTGCGGTGCGTGGACCACTGCGTGGAACTGATGTGCAATCCGGAGAGCGCGGAGGGGCGGTGCGAGGGACTGCATGGACATGCGGAGAGGGGGCTGCGGTGTATGTTGGGGGGGTTGACGGAGTATaaggcggcgaagacgagggcgaggggcgcgggcgagaagcagcagcagcagcaggggacgcaggaggagaaggaggaggccggTGATAAGGAGAGGCAGTTGTTGCTCGAGGGGGTATCAGAGTGTCAGTATGGTTCGAGGGAGGCGTTGACTGGTTTGCTGATATGGCGTGTGCCCATGGGTCCGAGCCACGCCATCGGACATCAG TTGCTAACCATCCGTGGTACCTCAGCTCGGAGCCGTTGCCAATGTCATGCACGGG ATAACAAGCTGCGTCATGCTCGCGCCGGTGCTGCGATGGCAGGCCGCCAACCTGAGCAACCCGCACTACAAGACCGCGCAGGCCAAGACcctcgccatcttcaacgaGACGCTCGGGTGGCGGgaggcgtcggccgcggacgccgtGGAGAGGTTCGTGAGGAGCCTCGGCCTTCCGACGACGCTGAGGGACGTGGGCGTCGtgtcggacgaggaggtgcGCAGGATTGCGGACAAGACCATGACGGAcgtctggggcggcgggaagAGACAGATGGAGTTTGA
- a CDS encoding uncharacterized protein (EggNog:ENOG503NWXD~TransMembrane:12 (i60-78o98-118i125-146o152-174i186-207o219-239i260-282o297-314i326-344o350-369i390-410o416-435i)~COG:G) codes for MENSKEKLDCCSSSSPSPIDHEDSALETREAIEIEPSPPPSPPPVDDDDTASIPNGGTRAWIQVAGTFFIFFNTWGIINTFGAYQTYYESGELFTASSSAISWIGAVQSSLLLLLGIISGPLYDAGYFHALVYGGVFLINVGQMMLSLCAEYYQALLAQGFCIGVGCGIAYVPGVAVLSGYFTTNLAIANGIATAGSGLGGILYPIIFNRLLDRIGFAWTVRAIGLVMCVTSAIPLLIFRPRPKPPTKRKLVDLSAFKEPAYTSFVLGAAMTAITINIPFYYMQYYAVSTGIASRELGFYLLSIMLTGSFFGRVLPNLLANRVGPFNIVVVCTLMSGCLCLALVNNYSLAGVVVAATLFGFFSGAYVSLPPTCYVRLSPTRGVVGTRMGMGFAIAMVGNLIGPPLAGLILRQKGFNSMWIFAGVSSMVGACGMMASRNIQGKWKLLAKL; via the exons ATGGAAAACTCCAAAGAGAAGCTAgactgctgcagcagcagcagcccgagcccTATCGACCATGAAGACTCGGCGCTGGAGACCCGAGAGGCCATCGAGATcgagccgtcgccaccgccgtcgccgccgcccgtcgacgacgacgacacggctTCCATTCCCAATGGAGGGACAAGAGCGTGGATACAGGTCGCCGGGACCTTTTTCATCTTCTTCAACACTTG GGGAATCATCAACACGTTTGGCGCCTACCAGACGTACTACGAGTCCGGCGAGCTCTtcaccgcctcgtcctcggccatATCCTGGATCGGCGCCGTGcagtcgtcgctgctgctgctgctcggcatcATCAGCGGGCCGCTGTACGACGCCGGCTACTTCCACGCGCTCGTCTacggcggcgtcttcctcATCAACGTCGGGCAGATGATGCTGAGCCTCTGCGCCGAGTACTAccaggcgctgctcgcccagGGCTTctgcatcggcgtcggctgcggcATCGCCTACGtgcccggcgtcgccgtcttgtCCGGCTACTTCACCACCAACCtggccatcgccaacggcatTGCCACGGCTGGGAGTGGACTAG GCGGTATCCTCTACCCCATCATCTTCAACCGGCTGCTCGATCGCATCGGCTTCGCCTGGACCGTCCGCGCCATCGGGCTCGTCATGTGCGTCACCTCGGCGATCCCGCTGCTCATCTtccgcccgcggcccaaGCCCCCCACCAAGCGCAAGCTCGTGGACCTGAGCGCCTTCAAGGAGCCCGCCTACACGTCCTttgtcctcggcgccgccatgaccgccatcaccatcaacaTCCCCTTCTACTACATGCAGTACTACGCCGTCAGCACGGGCATCGCCTCCCGCGAGCTCGGCTTCTACCTGCTGTCCATCATGCTCACGGGCTCCTTCTTCGGGCGCGTGCTGCCCAACCTGCTCGCCAACCGCGTCGGCCCCttcaacatcgtcgtcgtctgcacCCTCATGTCCGGGTGCCTGtgcctcgcgctcgtcaaCAACTacagcctcgccggcgtcgtggtcgcggcCACGCTGTttggcttcttctccggcgCGTACGTCTccctgccgccgacgtgctACGTGCGGCTGTCGCCCACgcggggcgtcgtcggcacgcgcatgggcatgggcttcgccatcgccatggtgGGTAACTTGATCGGCCCTCCGCTGGCGGGGCTGATACTCAGGCAAAAGGGCTTCAACTCGATGTGGATCTTCGCGGGGGTGTCGTCGATGGTTGGGGCGTGTGGCATGATGGCCAGTCGGAACATTCAAGGGAAATGGAAGCTGCTCGCAAAGTTGTAG